One genomic segment of Desulfuromonas sp. includes these proteins:
- a CDS encoding potassium transporter, with protein MNIQLTLRILGALLLFLAAALLFPIPFSLYYADGAALAFIWSSSISFLVGLILFRLCQSDRELSVREGFAIVTFGWLFYAIFGALPFLLSGTIPAPLDAMFETMSGFTTTGASILTRIEGLPESILLWRSLTQWLGGMGIIVMSLAILPMLGVGGMQLFKAEVPGPTADRLKPRIQDTAKLLWGVYVLLTAAETILLMFGGMSLHDALCHSFATLATGGFSSRNASVGAYNSAYIDWVVTLFMFLAGVNFSLHYHALRGRLRQLHRNEEFRVYLGITLIAIAALFIFNFSSVYDSFADNLRYSAFQTVSIMTTTGFATADYEGWSVAAQYLLVLLMFIGGCAGSTGGGMKVARILLLFKHAHVQLFRLIHPRAVRLVKLGNIPVDREVMQAILGFFALFMGIFVVASLLMAASGMDLVSSGAAVIATLSNIGPGLGSVGPADNYAHIAPFGKTVLMFCMLLGRLELFTVLVLFFPTIWRK; from the coding sequence ATGAACATCCAGTTGACCCTGCGCATACTCGGCGCGCTGCTGCTCTTTTTGGCAGCGGCGCTGCTGTTCCCGATCCCTTTTTCGCTCTACTATGCGGACGGGGCAGCCCTCGCTTTCATCTGGTCATCGTCCATCTCATTTCTGGTCGGCCTGATCCTGTTCCGCCTCTGCCAGAGCGACCGGGAACTTTCGGTCAGGGAAGGCTTTGCCATCGTTACCTTCGGCTGGCTTTTCTATGCCATATTCGGCGCCCTGCCCTTTTTGCTCAGCGGCACCATCCCTGCACCGCTCGATGCGATGTTTGAAACGATGAGCGGTTTTACCACGACCGGCGCCTCGATTCTGACCCGGATCGAGGGCCTGCCGGAATCGATCCTGCTCTGGCGCTCATTGACCCAATGGCTTGGCGGCATGGGAATCATCGTTATGTCGCTGGCGATCCTGCCGATGCTCGGTGTCGGCGGCATGCAGCTGTTCAAGGCCGAGGTTCCGGGCCCAACGGCCGATCGCCTGAAGCCGCGCATACAGGACACCGCCAAACTGCTCTGGGGCGTTTACGTTCTGTTAACCGCGGCCGAAACCATCCTGTTGATGTTCGGTGGCATGAGCCTGCATGACGCACTCTGTCACTCTTTTGCGACTCTGGCGACCGGCGGCTTTTCATCCCGTAACGCTTCGGTCGGAGCCTATAATTCGGCATACATTGACTGGGTGGTCACCCTGTTCATGTTCTTGGCCGGGGTCAATTTCTCCCTGCATTATCATGCCCTGCGCGGCCGCTTGCGCCAACTGCACCGCAACGAGGAATTCCGTGTCTACCTCGGCATCACCCTGATAGCAATTGCGGCCCTGTTTATTTTTAATTTCAGTTCGGTGTACGACTCCTTCGCCGACAATCTCCGATACAGCGCCTTCCAGACGGTTTCGATCATGACGACGACCGGTTTTGCAACGGCCGATTATGAAGGATGGTCAGTCGCTGCTCAATACCTGCTGGTTCTTCTGATGTTCATCGGCGGTTGTGCCGGGTCGACCGGCGGCGGCATGAAGGTCGCCCGGATCCTGCTGCTGTTCAAACACGCCCATGTGCAGCTCTTCCGGCTGATCCATCCCCGGGCCGTGCGCTTGGTCAAACTCGGGAACATTCCGGTCGACCGTGAAGTGATGCAGGCAATCCTTGGGTTCTTTGCACTCTTTATGGGGATCTTTGTCGTCGCCTCACTCCTGATGGCCGCCAGCGGCATGGATCTGGTCTCGTCCGGGGCCGCGGTTATCGCAACCCTGAGCAATATCGGCCCGGGTCTCGGCTCGGTCGGCCCGGCCGACAACTACGCTCATATTGCCCCCTTCGGCAAAACGGTGCTGATGTTCTGCATGTTGCTTGGAAGGCTCGAATTATTTACGGTTCTCGTCCTCTTCTTTCCGACCATCTGGCGCAAGTAG